A stretch of the Acyrthosiphon pisum isolate AL4f chromosome A2, pea_aphid_22Mar2018_4r6ur, whole genome shotgun sequence genome encodes the following:
- the LOC100163545 gene encoding transcription elongation factor SPT6 yields the protein MSQFIDSEAEESEDDELDEIDKKKVKKIKAMESDDDDDEDDEDKIREELKDLIDDNPIDESDGSGDESDGTDGIKRKKSDDDFDDRLEEDDYDLIEENLGVKVERRKRFKRLRRLEDEESDDEGTGENATEDREAIANTLFDVSDNEEERTTDRVSSRAERVDNYDVEGDEDGEGYSDEDDDGFIVDDEGRPIKEKKKKRKHVYHDAALQEAQDIFGVDFDYDEFEKYDDEYEDDVSDDDYLEDEEDGERRQRPKPQKRRKATRKSIFEIYEPIELKRGHFTDLDNQIRNNDIPERMQLREVPVTPVPEGSDELDDEADWIYKQAFCKPTITTQENKGGIDPRLQSKKGPQTIGKIKKALDFMRNQNFEVPFLAYYRKEYVEPELDINALWRVYHFDAKWCQLKSRKTMLIELLEKMRNYQMEMLMMDTNAPMPDHMRIIKDEDIDKLRAVQTNEELKDIQGHFMLYYANDVPAMQENARKKSRELKRKARELREERRKLAIEAGEDVLDDDEDAGNLDDDDSNVETVKPASSSGPYTMCLKSGLAGFAKRFGLKPEHFAANVRDNYQRHEVDQESVDPYKLAGEYCNELLKTPDEVLKAGKYMVACQLSREPLIRKCLRETFFDRAKINIVPTKRGVKEIDENHNCYSMKYIRRKPVRDLVRDDFLKLQMAEDDKLLTISFDEEVDGLGSLPYIEEVKQLYIRDEFSSNVQQWNDVRRECVDLAYRKLLMPEMVKELRRSLLAEAKEHILKSCKHKLSNWLAVGPYKPEVDEDDDDWDTSKGIRVMGLAYSPDHEQASFACILSTDGEVVDHLRLPYIMKRPFNDDIKAKRDGDFNHIRNFLIFKKPHVIVIGAESRDALWLVRDIKAVVDQLVVDEQFPQIQVEILDNHLARIFANSIKGENEFRDYPQLLRESISLGRRMQDPLVEFSQLCSTDDEILCLRYHQYQEVLNQEELLEGLYQEFINRTNEVGVDINDVVQRVYAPNLLQFVCGLGPRKATALIKLMKQTNQRLENRTQLVTACHMGPKIFINCAGFIRIDTNSLGDSTEAYVEVLDGSRVHPETYEWARKMAVDALEYDDEEANPAGALEEILDAPERLKDLDLDAFAEELERQGFGNKSITLYDIRQELNHRYKDIRVAYKPPNPAQVFELLTKETQETFFVGKMVLSTVTGIARRKPQNDQLDKANPVRNDETGLWQCPFCFKNDFLELSDVWNHFDAGGCPGQASGIRIRLDNGISGFIAMKNLSNTHVANPEDRVRFNQAIHCRIIKIEPDRFSFEATSKSSDLKDQENHWRPQKDPYYDHETESKQRKTELDKNKIKNAQTYIKRVIVHPCFHNVSFAEAVKLLNNSDQGDAIIRPSSKGADHLTVTWKVADNVYQHIDITEKGKVNAFSLGRSLWIGTEEFEDLDEIIARHITPMASNARELLRFRYYRDTDGGNIEKAEQILREERTNNPSKIHYIVSVSQKYAGKFLLSCLPTRRSKHEYITVTPEGYRFRSQNFDSIGSLFRWYKEHFRDATPHVTPVASRSAGQTYGPSPHTEPSPMNRSHSSHSATPQYSQSPHASYNNMQPSAYNTPYTPSGQTPYIGNYATPRYGASQAPVHDGVFLHPSSLTPIVQSSPKPSPSKPPVQSADPNDWRRMAEEWAKAKQRGDGGYSTPMSDGGGRHASRSRYNNHRYNMNRERETSTPRSDAPSPTPSASSYGYNSPAPTKTYKSSYTTSSHNSSKSPRGPSSNSGTPYDPFTMEPGQDSPGVYASSSRSVRNDENDPDRYASPGSRWTPRSGRSTPHTINSPRSMIESSMGDNTPLYED from the exons ATGTCCCAGTTTATAGATTCTGAAGCAGAGGAGAGTGAA GATGACGAGTTGgatgaaattgataaaaaaaaagtaaagaaaatTAAAGCAATGGAAagtgatgatgacgatgatgaag aTGATGAAGACAAAATTCGTGAAGAATTAAAGGATTTAATTGACGATAATCCAATTGATGAAAGTGATGGTTCTGGTGATGAATCAGATGGTACAGATGgtataaagagaaaaaaatctgATGACGACTTTGATGATCGATTGGAAGAAGACGATTATGATcttattgaagaaaatcttGGGGTTAAAGTGGAACGAAGa AAACGATTCAAAAGATTAAGACGTTTAGAAGATGAAGAAAGTGATGATGAAGGTACTGGTGAAAATGCTACTGAAGATCGAGAGGCTATTGCTAACACTTTATTTGATGTGTCTGATAAT GAAGAAGAAAGGACAACTGATCGTGTTTCTTCAAGAGCTGAACGGGTTGACAATTATGATGTAGAAGGTGATGAGGATGGAGAAGGATATTCTGATGAAGACGATGATGGATTTATTGTAGATGATGAGGGACGGCCaattaaggaaaaaaagaaaaaacgcaAACATGTATATCATGATGCTGCCCTTCAAGAGGCACAAGACATTTTCGGTGTTGATTTTGACTATGacgaatttgaaaaatatgatgaTGAGTATGAAGATGATGTGTCCGATGATGACTATTTAGAAGATGAGGAAGATGGTGAGAGAAGACAAAGGCCAAAACCTCAAAAACGTAGAAAAGCTACtagaaaatcaatatttgaaatatatgaaCCCATCGAGTTGAAAAGGGGTCATTTTACAGACTTAGACAACCAG ATTCGTAATAATGATATACCAGAAAGAATGCAACTACGTGAAGTTCCGGTTACACCAGTACCAGAAGGTTCTGACGAATTAGATGACGAAGCGGACTGGATTTACAAACAAGCATTTTGCAAACCAACTATTACTACacaa gaaaataaAGGAGGTATTGATCCTCGACTTCAATCTAAAAAAGGACCTCAAACTAtcggaaaaattaaaaaggcgTTAGACTTCATGCGAAATCAAAACTTTGAAGTTCCATTTTTAGCATATTACAGAAAAGAATATGTTGAACCTGAACTTGATATCAATGCTTTGTGGAGAGTTTACCATTTTGATGCTAAG TGGTGTCAATTGAAATCTCGCAAAACAATGCTAATTGAATTATTGGAAAAAATGCGAAATTATCAGATGGAAATGTTAATGATGGATACAAATGCCCCTATGCCAGATCATATGCGCATTATCAAAGATGAAGATATTGATAAATTACGTGCAGTTCAAACAAATGAAGAACTAAAAGATATTCAAGGTCATTTTATGTTGTACTATGCCAATGATGTCCCTGCTATGCAAGAAAATGCTAGAAAAAAATCTAGAGAATTGAAAAGAAAAGCTAGAGAACTAAGAGAAGAAAGAAGAAAACTTGCAATAGAAGCTGGTGAAGATGTACTTGATGATGATGAAGATGCTGGTAATTTAGATGATGATGATTCAAACGTTGAAACCGTTAAACCTGCAAGTAGTTCAGGACCTTATACCATGTGTCTAAAATCTGGACTTG CTGGGTTTGCAAAACGTTTTGGTTTAAAACCTGAACATTTTGCTGCTAATGTTCGTGACAACTACCAAAGGCATGAAGTAGATCAAGAATCTGTAGATCCATATAAGCTTGCAGGTGAATACTGCAATGA ATTATTAAAAACCCCTGATGAAGTTTTAAAGGCTGGCAAATATATGGTAGCATGTCAATTATCTCGAGAACCACTCATAAGGAAATGTTTGCGTGAGACTTTCTTTGATCGTGCTAAAATCAATATTGTACCAACCAAACGGGGTGTCAAAGAAATTGATGAAAATCATAATTGTTATtc AATGAAATACATTCGACGTAAACCCGTGAGAGATTTAGTAAGAGATgactttttaaagttacaaatgGCAGAAGATGATAAATTGCTTACTATTTCATTTGATGAAGAAGTAGATGGTTTGGGTTCTCTTCCCTATATAGAAGAAGTCAAACAGCTTTATATAAGA gatGAATTTAGTTCAAATGTACAACAATGGAATGACGTGAGGCGTGAATGTGTTGACTTAgcttatagaaaattattaatgcCTGAAATGGTAAAAGAACTCAGGCGAAGTCTACTGGCTGAAGCTAAAGAGCATATATTAAAATCTTGCAAACATAAACTGTCAAATTGGCTAGCT gtaggtcCATATAAACCAGAAGTAGATGAAGATGATGACGATTGGGATACAAGCAAAGGCATTAGAGTTATGGGATTAGCTTATTCGCCCGATCATGAACAAGCATCGTTTGCATGTATTTTATCTACTGATGGTGAAGTTGTTGATCATCTACGTCTGCCATATATTATGAAAAGACCATTTAATGATGATATAAAGGCAAAAAGAGATGGAGATTTCAATCATATAAGGAacttcttaatttttaaaaaaccccATGTCATAGTTATTGGAGCAGAGTCTAGGGATGCATTGTGGCTAGTTAGAGATATCAAAGCAGTTGTTGACCAACTAGTTGTTGATGAACAATTTCCTCAAATACAAGTTGAAATTTTAGATAATCACCTGGCTAGGATTTTTGCCAATTCTATTAAAGGAGAA aatgaaTTCAGAGATTATCCACAACTTTTACGTGAATCCATATCTTTAGGACGTAGAATGCAAGATCCTTTAGTTGAATTTTCTCAATTGTGTTCAACAGACGATGAGATATTGTGTCTTCGCTATCATCAGTATCAA GAAGTGCTCAATCAAGAAGAATTACTCGAAGGTTTATATCAAGAATTTATAAATCGTACTAATGAAGTGGGTGTTGACATAAACGATGTGGTTCAACGTGTTTATGCGCCCAACCTATTACAATTTGTCTGTGGTTTGGGACCTCGTAAAGCCActgcattaattaaattaatgaaacagACAAATCAACGATTAGAAAACCGAACTCAATTAGTTACTGCATGTCATATGGGCCCTAAGATATTTATAAACTGTGCTGGATTTATAAGAATTGATACCAACTCTTTGGGTGATAGTACTGAAGCATATGTAGAAGTTTTAGATGGATCTAGAGTACATCCAGAAACATATGAATGGGCCAGAAAAATGGCAGTTGATGCTCTAGAGTATGATGATGAGGAGGCAAATCCAGCAGGAGCTCTAGAAGAAATTTTAGATGCACCAGAAAGACTGAAAGACTTGGATTTAGATGCATTTGCTGAAGAATTAGAAAGACAG ggTTTTGGTAATAAAAGTATCACACTTTATGATATACGCCAAGAGTTAAACCACCGCTATAAAGATATTCGAGTGGCATATAAGCCTCCTAATCCTGCTCAAGTTTTTGAACTATTAACTAAGGAAACTCAGGAAACCTTTTTTGTTGGAAAAATGGTTTTATCTACTGTCACTGGAATTGCACGTAGAAAACCACAAAATGATCAACTTGACAAGGCAAATCCAGTGAGAAATGATGAAACTGGTTTATGGCAATGTCCATTTTGTTTTAAGAACGACTTCCTTGAATTATCAGat gtatggAACCATTTTGATGCTGGTGGTTGCCCTGGTCAAGCATCAGGAATTCGTATAAGATTAGATAATGGTATAAGTGGCTTTATAGCaatgaaaaatttatcaaatactcATGTTGCCAACCCTGAAGATCGTGTTCGTTTTAACCAGGCAATACATTGTCGGATTATCAAAATTGAACCAGATAGATTCTCATTTGAAGCTACTTCTAAAAGCTCAGATTTAAAAGACCAAGAAAACCATTGGCGACCCCAAAAAGATCCTTATTATGATCATGAAACTGAAAGCAAACAACGAAAAACTGAATTAgacaagaataaaataaaaaatgctcaGACATATATTAAACGAGTAATTGTGCATCCATGTTTCCACAATGTATCATTTGCAGAAGCTGttaaattgttgaataattCTGACCAAGGAGATGCTATTATTAGACCATCTAGTAAAGGTGCTGACCATTTAACTGTTACTTGGAAAGTAGCTGATAATGTTTACCAACACATTGACATAACAGAAAAAGGGAAAGTCAATGCTTTTTCATTGGGACGTTCACTTTGGATTGGTACTGAAGAATTTGAAGACCTAGATGAAATTATTGCACGTCATATTACTCCAATGGCAAGCAATGCTAGAGAATTGTTACGGTTTAGGTATTATCGAGATACAGATGGAGGCAATATTGAAAAGGCCGAGCAAATACTCCGAGAAGAAAGAACTAATAACCCTTCAAAAATCCATTACATTGTATCTGTGTCACAG aaatatgCAGGTAAATTTCTTCTATCCTGTTTACCTACTCGTAGGTCGAAACATGAGTACATAACTGTTACACCAGAAGGCTATCGTTTCCGTAGCCAAAATTTTGATTCTATTGGATCTTTATTCCGATGGTATAAAGAACATTTCCGAGATGCTACCCCTCATGTAACACCAGTAGCGTCTCGATCTGCCGGACAAACTTATGGACCTTCTCCGCATACAg aacctTCTCCAATGAATCGTAGTCATAGTAGCCACTCGGCTACACCTCAATATTCGCAATCCCCGCATGCATCATACAACAACATGCAGCCATCTGCTTATAACACT ccGTACACACCATCAGGGCAGACTCCTTACATTGGCAATTATGCTACTCCTCGTTATGGTGCTTCTCAGGCACCAGTTCATGATGGTGTATTTCTTCATCCAAGCTCCCTTACACCAATTGTTCAAAGCAGTCCAAAACCATCTCCCTCTAAACCACCTGTACAATCAGCAGATCCAAATGATTGGCGTCGAATGGCTGAAGAATGGGCTAAAGCTAAACAACGAGGTGATGGAGGATATTCTACACCCATGTCTGATGGAGGCGGGCGACACGCATCTCGTAGCAG